A genomic segment from Nicotiana sylvestris chromosome 1, ASM39365v2, whole genome shotgun sequence encodes:
- the LOC104233259 gene encoding germin-like protein subfamily 1 member 20, which produces MALRTLVLTIAIMALLSSMSHAFDPSPLQDICVAVDDSMAAVFVNGKICKDPKQVMANDFFKSGLNIPGNTSNQLGSAVTAVNVGNLPGLNTLGISLARIDYAPYGLNPPHTHPRGTEILAVLEGTLYVGFVLSNPGPNMKNKLFTKILNPGDVFVFPIGLIHFQFNVGKTNAVAFAGLSSQNPGVITIANAVFGSDPPINPDVLTKAFQVDKKVVDYLQSQFWWDNN; this is translated from the exons ATGGCTCTCAGAACATTGGTATTAACCATTGCAATAATGGCTTTGTTATCTTCAATGAGCCATGCATTTGATCCTAGTCCTTTGCAGGATATTTGTGTTGCTGTTGACGACTCCATGGCTGCTG TTTTTGTGAACGGAAAAATTTGCAAGGATCCAAAGCAGGTTATGGCAAATGATTTCTTTAAATCAGGTCTAAACATACCTGGAAATACCTCAAATCAACTTGGATCTGCTGTAACTGCTGTGAACGTTGGCAACTTACCTGGACTCAACACTCTGGGCATTTCTTTAGCGCGCATTGATTATGCACCATATGGTCTCAACCCACCTCATACACATCCTCGAGGAACTGAGATTCTAGCTGTTCTTGAGGGCACACTCTACGTTGGCTTTGTCCTTTCAAACCCTGGTCCAAATATGAAGAACAAGCTCTTTACCAAGATTTTAAATCCTGGAGATGTGTTCGTTTTCCCAATAGGtctcattcattttcagtttaaTGTTGGAAAGACTAATGCTGTTGCATTTGCTGGACTCAGTAGTCAAAATCCAGGAGTCATCACTATCGCAAATGCAGTATTTGGTTCAGACCCACCAATCAATCCTGATGTTCTTACGAAAGCATTCCAAGTTGACAAGAAAGTTGTGGATTACCTCCAATCACAATTCTGGTGGGATAACAACTAA